In a single window of the Polynucleobacter sp. MWH-UH24A genome:
- a CDS encoding VOC family protein produces MTLLIDRVDHLVLTVTDIEKTTQFYERALGFEREFFKGPEGQPRYALLFGSYKINLQDKNTETPTKAKVPTIGAGDFCLISKVPLDDFIAHLQKVGVAIDTGPVQRRGALGPIRSVYFRDPDGNLVEVAEYI; encoded by the coding sequence ATGACTCTTCTTATTGACCGCGTTGATCACCTCGTTCTTACTGTGACGGATATTGAGAAGACCACCCAGTTTTACGAAAGGGCACTCGGTTTTGAGCGGGAGTTCTTTAAGGGGCCGGAAGGGCAGCCACGCTATGCCTTATTGTTTGGCTCCTACAAGATCAATCTTCAAGATAAAAATACCGAGACCCCAACGAAGGCAAAAGTTCCAACCATTGGTGCGGGGGATTTTTGCTTGATCTCAAAGGTGCCACTCGATGACTTTATTGCGCATCTTCAAAAAGTTGGTGTGGCGATTGATACCGGGCCGGTGCAACGGCGTGGAGCGCTGGGGCCAATTCGCTCGGTGTATTTCAGGGATCCGGACGGAAACCTGGTCGAAGTGGCCGAATACATCTAA
- a CDS encoding tripartite tricarboxylate transporter substrate binding protein, whose amino-acid sequence MNKTIGIFKQLALIFFVFGFGGAHAQPIIDKQIQYIIPFPAGGESDIVARIQADIAIKKYNQPMIVINRSGAGGAMVWSQLNTYPADGTNIIGVNIPHTILQPLQEGIQYKTADINAIYYYHFTPDALMVSADSPYKTFQDFVAAAKKNPGKLTLAGSAQFSANHMATERFNKLAGIKVEYVPFKGTGDLVSSLIGMHVSGAMGYLPLAIQQKGKVRTLAIATEKRHPALPDVPTFKELGLNWVDGAYRGVAMPKSTPLALQEKMSDFIGKLNADPEAKKRLEDMGFVVVDIPVNKIPAFMKEKTPLAMEDAKNAGMIK is encoded by the coding sequence ATGAATAAAACGATCGGTATTTTTAAGCAACTTGCTTTGATCTTTTTTGTGTTCGGTTTTGGTGGTGCGCACGCGCAACCTATTATCGACAAACAAATTCAATACATTATTCCATTTCCGGCGGGTGGGGAATCTGACATAGTGGCCCGAATTCAGGCTGATATTGCGATCAAAAAATATAATCAGCCAATGATTGTGATTAATCGCTCTGGCGCTGGTGGTGCGATGGTTTGGAGTCAGTTAAACACCTACCCTGCGGATGGCACAAACATCATCGGTGTCAATATTCCGCATACTATTTTGCAACCATTGCAAGAGGGTATTCAATATAAAACTGCTGACATTAATGCAATTTACTATTACCACTTTACGCCTGATGCCCTAATGGTTTCTGCCGATAGTCCCTACAAAACCTTTCAAGATTTTGTTGCAGCAGCCAAGAAAAATCCGGGGAAATTAACCCTTGCAGGATCAGCTCAATTCTCTGCAAATCACATGGCAACCGAACGTTTCAATAAATTAGCTGGTATCAAAGTGGAATATGTTCCATTTAAAGGGACTGGTGATTTGGTCTCTTCTCTGATCGGAATGCATGTTAGCGGAGCCATGGGCTATCTTCCTTTAGCGATTCAGCAAAAAGGTAAGGTTAGAACTCTTGCAATTGCTACCGAGAAAAGGCATCCCGCACTACCCGATGTTCCAACCTTTAAAGAGTTGGGGCTTAATTGGGTTGACGGTGCGTATCGAGGAGTGGCCATGCCTAAATCAACGCCTCTCGCTCTTCAAGAAAAAATGTCAGACTTTATCGGCAAACTCAATGCTGATCCTGAAGCTAAAAAACGGCTGGAGGATATGGGATTTGTTGTGGTGGATATCCCAGTTAATAAAATTCCTGCCTTTATGAAGGAGAAAACTCCTCTAGCGATGGAGGATGCAAAGAATGCTGGAATGATTAAATAG
- a CDS encoding sorbosone dehydrogenase family protein → MIHRSISIASMAAFASSLLVLQGCATAPAPKAEAPAPAPAAAAPAPAWKQGMGPDMANSKLAPLPGKMTVTPVSDIPIDKLKLPPGFKIEVWATGMPGARAMARGDNGKIYIGTRAIGRVYELSDNGKERTSRVVVDKLVQPAGVAFKNGSLYVMAINKVLRYDGIEKNPNVTPVDLTAKFNLPPEQHHNWKYIAFGPDGKLYVPFGAPCNICELPTPEYAQIRRYNPDGSGMEVLATGVRNTVGFDWHPTTKQLWFTNHGRDWMGDDKPNDTLSRMQKTGLNYGFPYCHQGNLPDDVVKKANPCAGVEQPVALMGPHSAVMGLKFYTGNMFPAEYKNAAFIARKGSWNRNQKIGYDVVMVKSSADGKNAKITPFITGFMNPADQSFWGRPAYLLQMPDGSMLVSDEQLGAIYRVTYKKQQVAAK, encoded by the coding sequence ATGATCCATCGATCGATTTCAATTGCTTCAATGGCTGCGTTTGCTTCATCACTCTTGGTTTTGCAAGGCTGTGCAACCGCTCCGGCCCCTAAGGCTGAGGCGCCTGCTCCAGCCCCAGCTGCTGCTGCGCCCGCTCCGGCATGGAAGCAGGGTATGGGCCCTGATATGGCTAATTCCAAGTTGGCCCCACTGCCTGGAAAGATGACGGTGACCCCTGTTAGCGATATTCCGATTGATAAGTTGAAATTACCACCCGGTTTCAAGATTGAGGTGTGGGCAACGGGGATGCCTGGTGCTCGAGCGATGGCACGCGGTGATAACGGCAAAATCTATATTGGTACTCGAGCAATTGGTCGAGTCTATGAGTTGAGCGACAACGGTAAAGAGCGAACCAGCCGTGTGGTGGTAGATAAACTCGTTCAGCCCGCAGGAGTGGCTTTCAAGAATGGCTCTTTATATGTAATGGCAATCAATAAAGTACTTCGTTACGACGGGATCGAAAAAAATCCAAACGTCACACCGGTTGATCTAACAGCGAAGTTCAATTTACCCCCGGAGCAACATCACAACTGGAAATACATCGCCTTTGGCCCAGATGGTAAGTTGTATGTACCTTTTGGAGCCCCTTGCAATATTTGTGAGCTGCCAACTCCGGAATATGCTCAGATTCGTCGGTATAACCCAGATGGATCAGGTATGGAAGTGTTGGCAACGGGCGTGCGGAATACGGTTGGCTTTGATTGGCATCCCACCACCAAGCAACTCTGGTTCACCAATCATGGGCGCGACTGGATGGGAGACGATAAGCCAAATGACACCTTAAGCCGCATGCAAAAAACGGGGTTGAATTACGGCTTTCCCTATTGCCATCAAGGGAATTTACCCGATGACGTTGTGAAGAAGGCTAATCCTTGCGCTGGAGTCGAGCAGCCTGTTGCCTTAATGGGCCCTCATAGTGCCGTGATGGGCCTAAAGTTCTATACCGGCAACATGTTTCCTGCCGAATATAAAAATGCTGCCTTTATCGCACGTAAGGGTTCATGGAACCGTAATCAAAAAATTGGTTATGACGTTGTGATGGTAAAGTCTAGCGCGGATGGTAAAAACGCTAAGATCACCCCATTCATCACTGGCTTTATGAACCCTGCTGACCAATCCTTTTGGGGACGTCCTGCATATTTATTACAGATGCCAGATGGCTCGATGTTGGTCTCTGACGAGCAATTGGGTGCAATTTATCGCGTGACTTACAAAAAGCAACAAGTAGCAGCTAAGTAA
- a CDS encoding sulfur carrier protein ThiS, whose translation MQVTLKLFASLTPYLPKHAKRNEVQLDVPEGITVAQMIEMQNLPNQLVHLVLLNGHFVAPDQRATTIIQENDALALCPPVAGG comes from the coding sequence ATGCAGGTAACCCTCAAGCTTTTTGCAAGCCTTACCCCGTATTTGCCAAAACATGCCAAGCGCAATGAAGTGCAATTGGATGTACCAGAGGGTATTACGGTTGCCCAAATGATTGAAATGCAAAATTTACCAAATCAATTAGTGCATTTGGTTTTACTAAATGGCCACTTTGTTGCCCCAGATCAAAGGGCTACTACGATCATTCAAGAAAATGACGCCCTTGCACTATGCCCACCCGTTGCGGGCGGATAA
- a CDS encoding TonB-dependent receptor domain-containing protein, whose protein sequence is MRKQPILLTSLLAFQFAYAKEPEYEAPPLDEVVISVSGYEQKILDTAASVNVVTSSQIHNGQAENNLSEPLNRVPGIFALNRQNYAQDLQISSRGFGANSTFGTRGIRLYVDNIPGTVADGQGQISHIDLPSTERIEVIRGPFSVLYGNSSGGVISVFSEDGGPKNNIQPYFELGSYSQRKAGIKASGLYKNTNYLFDVGDFHTDGYRVHSAADRFNANSKIKFRPVSDSVITFVANNVNLSAQDPLGLTAAQLVANPKQAGNNAISQNTRKTVLQTQTGFTIDTRIDQKNQLLFTPYYGQRHVTQFLAATNNGVIDLKRDFYGMDSKWIHKDQLIGMPLTFVGGVDFNENDDQRQTYQNNGGIQGALGQTYRMSAKNFDQYAHIDWRLLERLALNFGARNSQTNLSSISNNPSLNNTSSGSHAYQALTSMVSLQYYLSEVSNVYVSYGSSFDTPTLNQVTYNSSFTGSNFGLNAATTKQVEIGFKSKLSKSAQIILALFNANTSNDIVVGASSFGRTSFTNAPKTNRQGIEASAQLILPHQFELNMAYTLLNATVKEAYLNNNAYVLSGNRIPGVPNQGLFSELLWVKPNKSIEAAVEARVNGSMAVNDINSPSMATGYAVLNLRTMFRQEIAGGWSLSQFFRINNILNRSYVGSVIVNQTSSQFYEPAPTRNWLVGAKANYQF, encoded by the coding sequence TTGCGCAAACAACCGATCCTTTTAACAAGTCTTCTTGCTTTTCAATTCGCTTACGCCAAAGAGCCCGAGTACGAGGCTCCGCCATTGGATGAGGTGGTCATCTCCGTCAGTGGCTATGAGCAAAAAATATTGGATACAGCTGCTTCAGTTAATGTCGTCACTAGCAGTCAGATCCACAATGGACAGGCAGAAAATAATCTCTCTGAGCCCTTAAATCGTGTACCAGGCATTTTTGCTCTAAATCGCCAAAATTATGCGCAAGATTTACAGATTTCATCGCGTGGCTTTGGCGCAAATTCAACATTTGGTACGCGAGGCATCAGATTGTATGTTGATAATATCCCCGGAACTGTTGCGGATGGACAGGGTCAAATTTCGCACATTGATTTGCCATCCACAGAGCGTATCGAAGTAATTCGAGGCCCATTTTCAGTTTTGTACGGAAATTCATCTGGCGGTGTTATCAGTGTTTTCTCAGAAGATGGCGGCCCTAAAAATAATATTCAACCTTATTTTGAATTAGGTTCATATTCGCAGCGTAAGGCTGGCATTAAGGCAAGCGGATTATATAAAAACACAAACTACTTATTTGATGTTGGCGATTTTCATACCGATGGCTATCGCGTTCATAGTGCGGCCGACCGATTTAACGCCAATTCAAAGATTAAATTTAGACCAGTGAGTGATTCCGTGATCACTTTCGTTGCCAATAATGTCAACCTCAGTGCCCAAGACCCTTTAGGTTTAACAGCGGCGCAGTTGGTTGCAAACCCCAAACAGGCTGGTAATAACGCGATTTCTCAAAATACTCGCAAGACAGTTCTACAAACCCAAACTGGATTCACAATTGATACTCGCATTGATCAAAAAAATCAGCTGCTATTTACCCCTTATTATGGGCAGCGTCATGTGACCCAATTTCTTGCTGCAACCAACAATGGAGTTATTGATTTAAAGCGAGATTTTTATGGAATGGATAGTAAGTGGATTCATAAAGATCAATTGATTGGGATGCCATTGACATTCGTTGGGGGAGTTGATTTCAACGAAAATGATGATCAGCGTCAAACTTATCAAAATAATGGTGGTATTCAGGGAGCGCTAGGGCAAACGTATCGGATGAGCGCTAAAAACTTTGATCAATATGCTCATATTGATTGGCGTTTATTAGAGCGCCTAGCTTTAAATTTTGGAGCGCGTAATTCGCAAACAAATTTGAGCTCGATTAGTAATAATCCCAGTCTTAACAATACAAGTAGCGGATCTCATGCGTATCAAGCCCTGACGAGTATGGTTTCGTTGCAATATTACTTATCCGAAGTTTCGAACGTTTATGTGTCGTATGGTTCAAGCTTTGATACACCAACCTTAAATCAAGTGACCTATAACTCATCCTTTACAGGATCTAATTTTGGTTTAAATGCCGCAACGACTAAACAGGTTGAGATTGGTTTTAAGTCTAAATTGTCTAAATCAGCGCAAATTATCCTTGCTCTATTTAATGCGAATACAAGCAACGATATTGTGGTTGGTGCCTCAAGCTTTGGACGAACATCCTTCACGAATGCCCCAAAAACTAATCGTCAGGGTATCGAAGCAAGCGCCCAATTAATTTTGCCCCATCAATTTGAGCTGAATATGGCGTACACCTTGTTAAATGCAACGGTTAAGGAAGCTTATTTAAATAATAATGCTTACGTATTAAGTGGCAATCGAATACCGGGCGTGCCAAATCAAGGATTGTTCTCCGAGTTATTGTGGGTGAAACCGAATAAATCCATTGAAGCTGCTGTTGAGGCGCGAGTGAATGGTTCGATGGCTGTTAATGACATCAATAGTCCCAGCATGGCCACTGGATATGCTGTTCTGAATCTTAGAACAATGTTTCGACAAGAAATCGCTGGGGGGTGGTCGTTGTCCCAGTTTTTTAGGATTAACAATATCTTGAATCGATCCTATGTGGGGTCTGTAATTGTTAATCAAACGAGTAGCCAATTTTATGAACCTGCCCCAACTCGCAACTGGTTAGTGGGCGCCAAGGCAAATTATCAGTTCTGA
- a CDS encoding light-harvesting protein, with protein MWCVVKPSVGIPLFLGACAVGSFAVHTMILNNTTWVKAFLNGNADKVASASGSSAGAPAAPAVKK; from the coding sequence ATGTGGTGTGTCGTAAAACCATCCGTCGGGATCCCATTGTTTTTGGGCGCCTGTGCAGTTGGTTCATTCGCTGTTCATACAATGATTCTCAACAATACAACGTGGGTTAAAGCATTTTTGAATGGCAACGCTGATAAAGTCGCAAGCGCTTCGGGCTCATCAGCGGGAGCACCTGCAGCACCTGCAGTGAAGAAGTAA
- a CDS encoding cytochrome c — protein sequence MQYLRIATLALGLICSSATSLSFAQDISAKLQVCGACHGPDGNSKIAGTPSLAGQPKTFLENQLVMIREGLRDIPAMKGQLDGVSDAAIVAIAKFYSNSPAISQAGPRNVTLFEKGQTISKEALCGTCHLPNYVGRDQMPRIAAQREDYLLYSMRQFRSNQAIGRDTIMAASLYGMSDDDLKAIAHYLSQLK from the coding sequence GTGCAGTATCTACGAATAGCGACGTTAGCCTTAGGACTTATCTGTTCTAGTGCAACGTCGCTTTCTTTTGCCCAAGATATTAGCGCTAAGTTACAAGTCTGTGGTGCTTGCCATGGCCCAGATGGCAATTCAAAGATTGCGGGCACTCCGTCTTTAGCGGGTCAGCCCAAGACCTTTCTAGAAAATCAGTTGGTGATGATTCGGGAGGGACTGCGCGATATACCCGCCATGAAAGGTCAGCTCGACGGTGTAAGTGATGCCGCAATTGTGGCTATTGCTAAGTTTTACTCAAACAGCCCCGCAATATCCCAAGCAGGACCTCGCAATGTAACTTTGTTTGAAAAGGGTCAAACTATTTCAAAAGAGGCTTTGTGTGGAACATGCCATTTGCCAAATTATGTTGGTAGAGATCAGATGCCACGTATTGCTGCTCAACGCGAAGATTATCTTCTCTATAGCATGAGGCAGTTTCGTTCTAATCAGGCTATTGGTAGAGATACAATCATGGCAGCATCACTTTATGGCATGAGCGATGATGATCTAAAAGCCATTGCTCACTATCTTTCTCAATTAAAGTAA
- a CDS encoding tartrate dehydrogenase — MKTYKIASIPGDGIGKEVIPEGEKILAALEKRFPQMKFDFERFDWGGDYYRKHGIMMPEDGLNHLRNKDAILFGSAGDPKIADHITLWGLRLKICQGFDQYANIRPTRILPGIQTPLRNCQPEDLNWMIVRENSEGEYSGLGGRAHQGHPIEVASDISIMTRVGVERIQRFAFALARSRPRKKLTLITKSNAQRHAMVMWDEIACEVARDFPDVQWDKELVDAATARMINKPSSLDTIVASNLHADVLSDLAAALAGSLGIAPTGNIDPQRRYPSMFEPIHGSAFDIMGQGLANPIGTFWSIVLMLDHLGENEASKLLMQAIEGVTANPILHTRDLGGQAKMIDVSNAVIKAIHS; from the coding sequence ATGAAAACATACAAAATTGCATCCATTCCCGGTGACGGAATCGGAAAAGAGGTGATCCCCGAAGGCGAAAAAATTCTAGCTGCCCTTGAAAAGCGCTTTCCTCAGATGAAGTTTGACTTCGAACGTTTTGATTGGGGAGGTGACTATTACCGCAAACATGGAATCATGATGCCTGAGGATGGTCTAAATCATTTACGTAACAAAGATGCCATCTTATTTGGTTCGGCTGGGGATCCAAAGATTGCAGATCACATTACTTTGTGGGGCCTACGCCTCAAAATTTGTCAAGGCTTTGACCAATATGCCAATATTCGCCCAACCCGTATATTGCCTGGAATTCAAACGCCATTAAGAAATTGTCAACCCGAAGATCTTAATTGGATGATCGTCCGCGAAAATTCAGAAGGTGAATATTCTGGTCTTGGAGGACGGGCTCATCAAGGTCACCCCATTGAAGTTGCCTCCGATATTAGCATCATGACTCGTGTTGGAGTCGAACGCATTCAACGTTTTGCTTTTGCTTTAGCGCGATCACGACCAAGAAAAAAATTAACACTGATAACGAAATCAAATGCTCAACGCCATGCAATGGTAATGTGGGATGAAATTGCTTGTGAGGTAGCCCGTGATTTCCCAGATGTGCAATGGGATAAAGAATTGGTAGACGCCGCAACCGCCCGCATGATTAATAAACCGAGCTCTCTAGATACGATTGTGGCAAGTAACTTACATGCTGATGTTTTAAGCGATTTAGCTGCTGCATTAGCAGGCAGTTTGGGAATTGCCCCAACCGGTAATATTGATCCCCAGCGCCGCTATCCATCGATGTTTGAACCTATTCATGGATCTGCCTTTGACATTATGGGACAAGGTTTAGCAAACCCTATTGGTACTTTTTGGTCGATTGTCTTGATGCTTGACCATCTTGGTGAAAATGAAGCGTCAAAGCTACTCATGCAGGCGATCGAAGGGGTCACTGCCAATCCAATACTTCATACTCGCGATTTAGGTGGGCAAGCCAAAATGATTGACGTCAGTAATGCAGTGATAAAAGCTATTCATTCTTGA
- a CDS encoding PucC family protein, which yields MKRLSEKLVQSWASLGPKFLPFADAATPDLPLSRLLRLSLFQVSVGMALVLLIGTLNRVMIVELGVPASLVAIMVSLPLVFAPFRALIGFRSDTHRSELGWRRVPYIWLGTLVQFGGLAVMPFALLVLSGGGNSASAPAWIGQASAALAFLFVGAGIHITQTVGLALATDLAPQESQPKVVGLMYVMLLLGMIVSAFVFAAVLEDFSPGRLIQVIQGCAITTMILNVIALWKQETRDRSRRFKNPDQPTFKQSWELFCKGDHAIRRLTAVGLGTMAFTMEDVLLEPYGGEILKLSVSSTTFLTATLAIGGLIGFGLASRVLSRGADPFRMASMGALLGLPAFMAVILAAPLASASLFSFGVFLIGFGGGLFGHGTLTATMNLAPPEQRGLALGAWGAVQATGAGIAMALGGVIRDLVNYFAMNSYFGPALIDPSTGYIAVYALEIVLLIATIIAMAPLIKQRVLPQPLQTSSSGMGRSS from the coding sequence ATGAAACGCTTAAGCGAGAAACTAGTGCAATCCTGGGCCAGTCTTGGTCCTAAGTTTCTGCCGTTTGCGGATGCCGCTACCCCCGACTTACCTCTCTCGCGTCTTCTGCGACTATCCTTATTTCAGGTTTCGGTTGGCATGGCCTTAGTGCTATTAATCGGGACACTCAATCGTGTCATGATCGTCGAGCTAGGTGTACCCGCCTCCTTGGTCGCAATCATGGTTTCCTTGCCATTGGTGTTTGCGCCATTTCGAGCATTAATTGGTTTTCGCTCGGATACCCATCGCTCTGAACTTGGGTGGCGACGTGTTCCCTATATTTGGCTCGGAACCTTAGTTCAGTTTGGCGGTCTTGCAGTCATGCCATTTGCCCTATTGGTTTTGTCCGGCGGTGGAAATTCGGCCAGCGCCCCAGCTTGGATTGGTCAGGCCTCTGCCGCCCTTGCTTTCTTATTCGTGGGGGCCGGTATCCACATTACCCAAACCGTTGGCTTGGCACTCGCAACCGATTTAGCCCCTCAAGAGTCGCAACCCAAAGTAGTTGGACTGATGTATGTCATGTTGCTCCTCGGAATGATTGTGAGCGCATTTGTATTTGCCGCGGTCTTGGAGGATTTTTCACCAGGCCGTTTAATTCAAGTGATTCAGGGGTGCGCAATTACGACGATGATTTTGAATGTGATTGCGCTATGGAAGCAGGAGACCCGTGATCGAAGTCGTCGTTTTAAGAATCCCGACCAACCCACATTTAAACAATCTTGGGAGCTCTTTTGCAAAGGCGATCACGCTATTCGTCGCTTAACCGCAGTTGGTTTGGGAACCATGGCATTCACCATGGAGGATGTTCTGTTGGAGCCCTATGGCGGTGAAATTCTTAAACTTAGTGTTAGCTCCACGACATTCTTGACTGCAACCTTGGCAATCGGTGGCTTAATCGGATTTGGCCTTGCATCGCGGGTTCTAAGCCGTGGGGCTGATCCATTTCGGATGGCCAGTATGGGGGCATTGCTTGGCTTACCTGCATTTATGGCGGTGATTCTGGCGGCCCCGTTAGCCTCCGCATCACTCTTTAGCTTCGGGGTCTTTCTCATCGGTTTTGGAGGCGGTTTATTTGGTCACGGTACATTAACCGCCACCATGAACCTTGCACCACCGGAGCAGCGCGGCTTAGCCTTAGGTGCCTGGGGTGCCGTGCAGGCTACTGGGGCGGGTATTGCGATGGCCTTGGGTGGAGTGATTCGTGATCTTGTTAATTATTTCGCGATGAACAGTTATTTCGGTCCTGCTTTGATCGACCCGAGTACAGGCTATATTGCTGTTTATGCACTCGAGATCGTGCTCTTAATTGCGACGATCATTGCCATGGCCCCATTAATCAAGCAACGGGTATTACCGCAACCCTTGCAAACAAGTTCGAGCGGTATGGGTCGTAGTTCTTAA
- the pufB gene encoding light-harvesting antenna LH1, beta subunit: MSDPNKVWPTGLTEAESEELHRNLIQGTQFFGMIAALAHLLAYIYSPWLK, from the coding sequence ATGTCAGACCCAAACAAGGTATGGCCCACCGGCTTAACGGAGGCTGAATCTGAAGAGTTACACCGTAATCTGATTCAAGGCACGCAGTTTTTTGGCATGATCGCAGCTCTTGCCCATTTGCTTGCGTACATTTATTCGCCTTGGCTGAAATAA
- a CDS encoding NAD(P)/FAD-dependent oxidoreductase yields the protein MKHVILGNGPAGVLAAEQIRRLKPNDSIVLIGSEDSPPYSRMAIPYLLVGNISEEGTFLRKDANHFSNLKIEQKKAHATRVEPGSRRVTLDSGEIISYDRLLIATGSKPIRPNIPGIDLPGVHPCWTLEDARAIQKIAKPGARVLQMGAGFIGCIILEALASQGVKLTVVEMGDRMVPRMMTEKAGGLIKQWVEQKGITVYTKTKVEAIAQGGSGLQVSLSNGERIEVDLVISATGVKPNIEFLKDSKLSIHTGITVDDCMQTSDPNIYAAGDVTESTDFCTGKPIVNAIQPNAADQAMIAATNMAGGHAQTRGALQVNVLDTLGLISSSFGQWAGVEGGQYVEHTNPDQYQYIRLEFDRDRLIGATSLGLTDHIGALRGLIQTRVALGEWKDKLLEDPTQIMAAYLAKGQSQAAWIA from the coding sequence ATGAAGCATGTCATTCTGGGCAATGGCCCAGCGGGAGTGTTGGCTGCTGAGCAGATTCGTCGTCTCAAGCCAAATGATTCGATTGTTCTGATTGGATCAGAGGACTCCCCGCCGTATTCACGGATGGCCATACCTTATTTGTTAGTTGGAAATATTTCTGAAGAAGGCACATTCCTACGAAAAGATGCCAATCATTTCTCCAATTTAAAGATTGAGCAAAAAAAAGCGCATGCAACACGGGTGGAGCCTGGGAGTAGACGCGTCACCCTTGATTCGGGTGAGATTATTTCTTACGATCGATTGCTAATTGCCACAGGATCTAAACCGATTCGACCGAATATTCCAGGAATTGATCTGCCTGGCGTGCATCCCTGTTGGACGCTTGAGGATGCTCGTGCGATTCAAAAGATTGCGAAGCCAGGCGCACGGGTGCTCCAGATGGGTGCAGGGTTTATTGGTTGCATCATTTTGGAAGCACTTGCAAGCCAGGGCGTCAAGCTTACGGTAGTAGAGATGGGCGATCGGATGGTGCCGCGCATGATGACCGAAAAAGCGGGAGGACTCATTAAGCAATGGGTTGAGCAAAAAGGAATCACGGTTTATACGAAGACGAAGGTGGAGGCTATTGCGCAAGGAGGCTCTGGTCTGCAGGTGAGCCTGTCCAATGGCGAGCGTATCGAAGTTGATCTTGTGATATCGGCCACAGGTGTAAAACCAAATATTGAATTCTTAAAAGATTCAAAGCTAAGTATTCATACAGGAATTACTGTCGATGATTGTATGCAAACCTCGGACCCTAATATCTATGCCGCTGGAGATGTCACCGAATCAACTGATTTCTGCACCGGCAAACCTATCGTTAATGCCATTCAGCCCAATGCTGCAGATCAAGCCATGATTGCAGCAACCAATATGGCGGGTGGTCATGCGCAAACCCGAGGCGCTTTACAAGTCAACGTTCTCGATACCCTAGGGCTTATTTCAAGTTCATTTGGTCAATGGGCTGGTGTTGAGGGAGGGCAGTACGTTGAACATACCAACCCGGATCAATATCAATATATTCGCCTGGAATTTGATCGCGATCGCTTAATCGGCGCGACCAGTTTAGGTTTAACAGATCACATCGGAGCGCTCCGTGGTTTGATTCAGACCCGCGTTGCTCTTGGGGAATGGAAAGATAAATTGCTCGAGGATCCGACCCAAATTATGGCTGCGTATCTAGCCAAGGGGCAATCTCAAGCAGCTTGGATTGCTTAA
- a CDS encoding lipopolysaccharide assembly protein LapB: protein MAIKRFAITVFSIVFSLGAIAADTTPSESAPSWQADAQKEIKANNYDAAIKTLLAANQPNSADWNNLLGYAQRKKTPPDLAAAERYYQAALKIDPKHRGALEYYGELFLMKNDLAGAEQMLARLNKACFLPCEEYRDLKDAIAKYKAKK from the coding sequence ATGGCGATCAAACGTTTTGCTATTACTGTTTTCTCAATCGTGTTTTCATTGGGCGCGATCGCAGCAGATACGACCCCAAGTGAGTCAGCTCCCTCTTGGCAAGCGGATGCGCAAAAAGAGATTAAGGCAAATAATTATGATGCTGCCATCAAAACACTACTTGCAGCCAATCAACCCAATTCAGCGGATTGGAATAACCTGCTCGGTTATGCGCAACGCAAAAAGACCCCGCCGGATTTAGCCGCTGCGGAGCGCTACTATCAGGCGGCGTTGAAGATTGATCCAAAACATCGTGGCGCCTTGGAGTATTACGGTGAGTTGTTTTTAATGAAAAACGATTTAGCCGGTGCCGAACAAATGCTGGCAAGACTCAATAAGGCCTGTTTCTTACCTTGTGAGGAGTACCGAGATCTTAAGGACGCAATCGCAAAGTACAAGGCAAAAAAATAA